The Alphaproteobacteria bacterium genome contains a region encoding:
- a CDS encoding N-acyl homoserine lactonase family protein, whose translation MRIHAIQTGLVQIKISQVNGRGHGLRRQLAPFFDPAWSPWLPTYAWAIEHPEGVILVDTGSSTALKKLPRWHPYFRLAVRFDIEPEQEIGPQLRVLGIAARDITQVVMTHLHIDHDAGLGAVSGSKILASAGELRRASGLAGRMRGYLPQRWPAAFDPQPLELAAEPYGPFARSRRLTARGDVIAVPTPGHTPDHVSVVVEDGDAAIFIAGDASYTDANMLAGRIDGVSADESAASTTLETIRTFTATQPTIYLPTHDPDAAQRLAGRQKVPGGTAPSARVA comes from the coding sequence ATGCGCATTCACGCCATTCAGACCGGGCTGGTTCAGATCAAGATAAGCCAGGTCAACGGCCGCGGGCACGGCCTTCGGCGCCAGCTCGCGCCGTTCTTCGATCCGGCGTGGTCGCCCTGGCTGCCGACCTATGCGTGGGCGATCGAGCATCCCGAAGGCGTCATTCTGGTCGACACCGGCTCATCCACCGCGTTGAAAAAGCTACCGCGGTGGCACCCCTATTTTCGCCTGGCGGTGCGCTTCGACATCGAGCCCGAACAGGAGATCGGTCCGCAATTGCGCGTGCTCGGCATTGCGGCGCGCGACATCACGCAAGTCGTGATGACGCACCTTCACATCGATCACGATGCAGGGCTCGGAGCCGTCTCCGGCAGCAAGATCCTGGCGAGCGCGGGCGAGCTGCGGCGCGCCTCCGGCCTTGCGGGCCGCATGCGGGGCTATCTGCCGCAGCGCTGGCCCGCCGCGTTCGATCCGCAACCGCTCGAACTTGCGGCGGAGCCTTACGGGCCGTTCGCGCGGAGCCGCCGCCTGACCGCGCGCGGCGATGTCATCGCCGTACCGACGCCCGGCCACACGCCGGACCATGTGTCGGTCGTCGTGGAAGACGGTGACGCCGCGATCTTCATTGCGGGTGATGCGTCGTACACGGACGCGAACATGCTGGCGGGCCGCATCGATGGCGTCAGCGCCGATGAGAGTGCCGCGTCGACGACGCTGGAGACGATCCGGACGTTCACCGCCACACAGCCGACGATCTATTTGCCGACGCACGATCCGGACGCCGCGCAGCGTCTCGCCGGACGCCAAAAAGTTCCGGGCGGCACGGCCCCATCCGCGCGCGTGGCATGA
- a CDS encoding cupin domain-containing protein → MLSRRGFASCALCAITGFIATEASAQGTSASSGGVTRKILSRTDGPAAGYESILVEAEIEAGVTVGRHTHPGIESAYVLEGGFELPVQGMETRTLKPGDGFQIPPNTPHAGGKPGTAKSRLIITYIVEKGKPLASPA, encoded by the coding sequence ATGCTCAGCAGACGCGGTTTTGCGTCGTGCGCACTCTGCGCAATCACAGGCTTCATCGCGACCGAAGCATCGGCACAGGGTACGTCGGCATCATCGGGCGGCGTCACGCGAAAGATCCTCTCGAGGACCGACGGCCCGGCGGCCGGCTATGAGAGTATCCTCGTCGAAGCCGAGATCGAAGCTGGCGTCACAGTCGGCCGCCACACTCACCCGGGAATCGAGTCAGCTTACGTGCTCGAAGGCGGTTTCGAGCTTCCCGTGCAAGGCATGGAGACCCGCACGTTGAAGCCCGGCGATGGGTTCCAGATCCCGCCGAACACGCCGCATGCGGGCGGCAAGCCCGGCACCGCGAAATCGCGGCTGATCATCACCTACATCGTCGAGAAGGGTAAACCGCTCGCCTCTCCGGCCTAA
- a CDS encoding flagellar biosynthetic protein FliO → MDSLFGAEGSLIVRFVVAFVIVLALIGLTFWLIRRFGGARVGNGAQRGRQPRLAVIDAAPVDGRRRLVLIRRDNVEHLLMLGGPSDIVVEQNIVRAVPVNPPRDVPVPRAEGARPLADAASALDDEGGWTPPGPPAQRLPFPRPESGARVPRPEPLARAPLPPSIAPRASEPAPRAYEPAPRVPDAAPRPYEPAPPPIAPAAEPAGPPDAALANMAQRLEAALRRPGEPRPAPQPAAAPAEYTNGEPPPTAPDEPAARPADPAKSKSVLDSLEEEMASLLGRPPEKQ, encoded by the coding sequence ATGGATAGTTTGTTCGGCGCGGAAGGATCACTGATCGTACGGTTCGTCGTCGCGTTCGTGATCGTGCTCGCTCTCATCGGACTGACGTTCTGGCTTATTCGCCGGTTCGGCGGTGCGCGCGTCGGCAACGGCGCACAGCGGGGGCGCCAGCCGCGGCTTGCGGTGATCGATGCGGCTCCGGTCGACGGGCGCCGCCGCCTCGTGCTGATCCGGCGCGACAATGTCGAGCATCTCTTGATGCTCGGCGGTCCAAGCGACATCGTTGTCGAGCAGAACATTGTTCGCGCGGTTCCGGTCAATCCGCCGCGCGACGTGCCGGTACCGCGGGCGGAAGGCGCGCGTCCGCTTGCCGATGCCGCAAGCGCACTCGACGACGAGGGCGGCTGGACGCCACCCGGACCGCCGGCGCAGCGTCTCCCCTTCCCGCGGCCCGAATCCGGCGCCCGCGTGCCACGCCCCGAACCGCTCGCGCGCGCACCGCTCCCGCCGAGCATCGCGCCGCGCGCGTCCGAGCCCGCCCCGCGTGCTTACGAACCGGCCCCGCGCGTGCCTGACGCCGCTCCGCGTCCTTACGAACCCGCTCCCCCGCCGATTGCGCCTGCGGCCGAGCCCGCGGGCCCGCCCGATGCCGCGCTTGCCAACATGGCGCAACGTCTTGAAGCGGCGTTGCGCCGCCCGGGCGAGCCACGGCCCGCACCGCAGCCGGCCGCTGCGCCGGCGGAGTACACCAACGGGGAACCGCCGCCGACCGCACCGGATGAGCCGGCAGCCCGCCCTGCCGACCCGGCCAAATCGAAATCCGTGCTCGACAGCCTCGAAGAGGAAATGGCGAGCCTGCTCGGCCGGCCACCCGAGAAGCAGTGA
- the fliP gene encoding flagellar type III secretion system pore protein FliP (The bacterial flagellar biogenesis protein FliP forms a type III secretion system (T3SS)-type pore required for flagellar assembly.): MALGCIALAALLATTVSVDAQDISINFGQGGGLTERVLQLIALLTVLSLAPSILVMVTSFTRIVVVLSLLRTALGTATAPPNAVLISLAMFLTAFVMWPTFTTAYDAGVRPLVANEITPEQAFERAADPFRVFMMKNVRDKDLKLFQDLSGQPVPDKPEDMSLRVLVPSFMISELKRAFEIGFLLFLPFLIIDLVVASVLMSMGMMMLPPVVVSLPFKLIFFVLVDGWHLVAGSLVQSYGS; encoded by the coding sequence GTGGCCTTAGGCTGCATCGCCCTTGCGGCGTTGCTCGCCACCACGGTGAGCGTGGATGCGCAGGACATCAGCATTAACTTCGGCCAGGGCGGCGGCCTCACCGAGCGCGTGTTGCAGCTTATCGCGCTGCTCACGGTCCTCTCGCTCGCGCCGTCGATCCTCGTGATGGTGACGTCGTTCACCCGCATCGTGGTAGTGCTCTCGCTCTTGCGCACCGCGCTCGGCACCGCGACCGCGCCGCCCAATGCGGTGCTGATTTCGCTGGCGATGTTTCTCACCGCCTTCGTGATGTGGCCGACGTTTACGACCGCCTACGACGCCGGCGTCCGCCCTCTGGTCGCCAACGAGATCACCCCGGAGCAGGCCTTCGAGCGCGCCGCCGATCCGTTCCGCGTTTTCATGATGAAGAACGTGCGCGACAAGGACCTGAAACTGTTTCAGGACCTCTCCGGTCAGCCCGTGCCCGACAAACCCGAGGACATGTCGCTGCGCGTGCTGGTTCCCTCTTTCATGATCTCGGAACTCAAGCGCGCGTTCGAGATCGGGTTCCTTCTGTTCCTGCCGTTCCTGATCATCGACCTCGTGGTTGCCTCGGTGCTGATGTCGATGGGCATGATGATGCTCCCGCCGGTCGTCGTCTCGCTGCCGTTCAAGTTGATCTTCTTCGTGCTGGTCGACGGCTGGCACCTGGTGGCGGGCAGCCTGGTGCAGAGTTATGGCAGCTAG